One region of Streptomyces davaonensis JCM 4913 genomic DNA includes:
- a CDS encoding ROK family protein: protein MVGRNRRTVRDLRRANRAAVLQRLYFDGPLSRFELGPATGLSSGSISNVVADLLADGVLEEAGNVDSDGGRPRTLLRVAPGSGHMIGVDVGETRVRVELFDLALTELARAERALGPEGYEVEVVVEHIRDAVAEVLAAADLAPDLLLGVGIGVPGIVEHAAGRGAVVHGQTVGWDAVALESLLRERCELPASVPYFIDNGARTLGQAEMWFGAGRGARSAIVVLFGSGVGACVVTPEAEEGRAVEAGHLTVRVGGRRCRCGAPGCLEAYAGAEALLERWREAGGQPPRDADQESALAALVAAAEDDAVARGLLAETAEYIGAGLSDLINLFRPERILIGGWAGLRLGPALLPAVRRHAVAYALRHPAERVTIDLGGLGTDAVTVGAAILPLADFFAHGGRRAEPVPEEPQPAWRAALEDRTPR from the coding sequence ATGGTGGGGCGGAACCGGCGCACGGTACGCGATCTGAGGCGGGCCAACCGCGCGGCCGTCCTGCAACGCCTCTACTTCGACGGCCCGCTCAGCCGCTTCGAACTGGGCCCGGCCACGGGGCTCAGCTCCGGCTCGATCAGCAATGTCGTCGCCGACCTGCTCGCGGACGGAGTGCTGGAGGAGGCGGGCAACGTCGACTCCGACGGCGGCCGGCCGCGCACCCTGCTCAGGGTGGCGCCGGGCAGCGGCCACATGATCGGCGTGGACGTCGGCGAGACCCGGGTCCGCGTCGAGCTGTTCGACCTCGCGCTGACGGAACTCGCCCGCGCGGAACGGGCGCTGGGGCCCGAAGGGTACGAGGTCGAGGTCGTCGTGGAGCACATCCGCGACGCCGTCGCCGAGGTGCTGGCCGCCGCCGACCTCGCCCCGGACCTGCTGCTCGGTGTCGGCATCGGAGTACCCGGCATAGTCGAGCACGCCGCCGGACGCGGGGCCGTGGTGCACGGGCAGACGGTCGGCTGGGACGCGGTCGCGCTGGAGTCCCTGCTCCGGGAACGCTGCGAACTGCCGGCCTCCGTCCCGTACTTCATCGACAACGGCGCGCGCACGCTCGGCCAGGCGGAGATGTGGTTCGGGGCGGGACGCGGCGCCCGCAGCGCGATCGTGGTGCTGTTCGGCTCCGGCGTAGGCGCCTGCGTCGTCACCCCGGAGGCGGAGGAGGGACGAGCCGTCGAGGCCGGGCATCTGACGGTGCGGGTCGGGGGGCGCCGCTGCCGGTGCGGTGCGCCGGGGTGCCTGGAGGCGTACGCCGGGGCCGAGGCCCTCCTCGAACGCTGGCGGGAGGCGGGCGGACAGCCGCCGCGGGACGCCGACCAGGAGAGCGCACTGGCGGCGCTGGTGGCCGCGGCCGAGGACGACGCGGTGGCGCGGGGCCTGCTGGCGGAGACGGCGGAATACATCGGCGCGGGCCTGTCCGACCTGATCAATCTGTTCCGGCCCGAGCGCATCCTGATCGGGGGATGGGCGGGGCTCAGGCTCGGCCCGGCCCTGCTGCCCGCAGTACGGCGGCACGCGGTCGCGTACGCGCTGCGGCACCCCGCGGAGCGGGTCACGATCGACCTGGGCGGGCTCGGGACGGACGCGGTCACCGTCGGGGCGGCGATCCTCCCGCTCGCGGACTTCTTCGCCCACGGCGGCCGACGGGCCGAGCCGGTCCCCGAGGAGCCGCAGCCCGCGTGGCGAGCGGCGCTGGAGGACCGGACGCCGCGGTGA
- a CDS encoding PHP domain-containing protein, which translates to MDPVEALERIAFLLERSLAPTYRVRAFRTAARTLAALPEAELRERAAAGTLESLKGVGPKTAQVAREALAGQVPDYLEKLQASAPPAPDRGAGLRALLRGDCHLHSDWSDGGSPIEEMGRTAAALGHEWAVLTDHSPRLTVARGLSAERLREQLEVVAALNETWAPFRLLTGIECDILDDGSLDQEPELLERLDVVVVSVHSKLRMDARAMTRRMVAAVRDPHSDVLGHCTGRLMGERGRPESRFDAEEVFAACAETGTAVEINSRPERLDPPRRLLRRAVAAGVLFSVDTDAHAPGQLDWQVLGCARAEECGVPSDRVVTTWTRQELLAWTGERRLPGRVNAS; encoded by the coding sequence ATGGATCCCGTGGAGGCACTGGAGCGGATCGCCTTCCTGCTGGAGCGGTCCCTGGCGCCGACCTACCGGGTACGGGCCTTTCGCACCGCCGCCCGGACGCTCGCGGCGCTCCCGGAGGCGGAGCTGCGCGAGCGGGCGGCGGCCGGGACGCTGGAGTCGCTCAAGGGGGTCGGCCCGAAGACGGCGCAGGTGGCGCGCGAGGCGCTGGCCGGACAGGTGCCGGACTATCTGGAGAAGCTCCAGGCCTCGGCACCGCCCGCGCCGGACCGCGGTGCCGGGCTGCGGGCGCTGCTGCGCGGGGACTGCCATCTGCACTCCGACTGGTCGGACGGCGGCAGCCCGATCGAGGAGATGGGGCGTACGGCGGCGGCGCTGGGCCACGAGTGGGCGGTGCTGACCGACCACTCGCCGCGGCTGACGGTGGCCCGGGGTCTGTCGGCGGAGCGGCTGCGCGAGCAGCTGGAGGTGGTGGCGGCGCTCAACGAGACCTGGGCGCCGTTCCGGCTGCTGACCGGGATCGAGTGCGACATCCTCGACGACGGCTCGCTCGACCAAGAGCCGGAGCTGCTGGAGCGGCTCGATGTAGTGGTCGTCTCCGTGCACTCCAAGCTGCGGATGGACGCCCGCGCCATGACCCGGCGCATGGTGGCCGCCGTACGCGATCCGCACTCGGACGTGCTGGGGCACTGCACCGGGCGGCTGATGGGCGAGCGGGGGCGGCCGGAGTCGCGGTTCGACGCGGAGGAGGTGTTCGCGGCGTGCGCTGAGACCGGTACGGCGGTGGAGATCAACAGCCGTCCCGAGCGGCTCGACCCGCCGCGCCGGCTGCTGCGCCGAGCGGTCGCGGCCGGGGTGCTGTTCTCCGTCGACACCGACGCGCACGCGCCCGGCCAGCTGGACTGGCAGGTCCTCGGCTGTGCGCGGGCGGAGGAGTGCGGGGTGCCGTCGGACCGGGTGGTGACGACCTGGACGCGTCAGGAGCTGCTGGCGTGGACCGGGGAGCGGCGGCTGCCGGGCCGGGTGAACGCGTCGTGA
- a CDS encoding FBP domain-containing protein, with amino-acid sequence MRALTEPEIRDSFVNCSKGEAKRLHVPRDLDQLPWDDLDFLGWRDPGAPDRSALVTERDGRPVGITLRFPSSQRGFLHRSMCSLCLTTHRGGGVSLMTARKAGPAGREGNSVGLYMCTDLACSLYVRGKRVPDSGARMEESLTVQEQIARTEGNLRAFVDKLYA; translated from the coding sequence ATGAGAGCACTCACCGAGCCGGAAATCCGCGACTCCTTCGTCAACTGCTCCAAGGGCGAGGCCAAGCGGCTGCACGTGCCCCGCGATCTCGACCAACTCCCCTGGGACGACCTGGACTTCCTGGGCTGGCGAGATCCGGGGGCGCCAGACCGCAGTGCTCTGGTCACCGAGCGGGACGGGCGGCCGGTCGGGATCACCCTCCGGTTCCCGTCCTCGCAGCGCGGCTTTCTGCACCGCAGCATGTGCTCGCTGTGCCTGACGACCCACCGGGGCGGCGGGGTCTCCCTGATGACCGCGCGCAAGGCGGGCCCGGCGGGCCGCGAGGGCAATTCGGTCGGCCTGTACATGTGCACCGACCTCGCCTGTTCTCTGTATGTCCGGGGCAAGAGGGTGCCGGACTCGGGCGCCCGCATGGAGGAGAGCCTCACGGTGCAGGAGCAGATCGCGCGGACGGAGGGCAATCTGCGGGCCTTCGTGGACAAGCTGTACGCCTGA
- a CDS encoding phosphotransferase family protein, whose amino-acid sequence MVDSWGRARRILDVAGLPPGDLASVRALTGGTYNTVEELLLADGSRYVLKVPPAEDVPGLRHERELLVAEAEFYRAAAGVGVAAPRVVAATARELLMTACPGEAWDDSLTEAEEQELRAELGRQVARLHTVRGPGYGYPSGALGPLAADWRTAFTGLLDAVLDDARRYRPWLPRPVDDTARTLWAAAPALDEVTVPCAVHFDLWPGNILVDRSTGVPRIGGLIDGERMFWGDPVADFVSLALLGDIEKDTAFLAGYREAGGRVEFDRPTRLRLALYRAYLYLIMLTETVPRAVDEGRLRWTREAVGPELVAALDEIAELSR is encoded by the coding sequence GTGGTGGACTCCTGGGGACGGGCCCGGCGGATCCTGGACGTGGCGGGTCTGCCGCCCGGCGATCTGGCGAGCGTGCGCGCGCTGACCGGTGGCACCTACAACACCGTGGAGGAACTCCTCCTCGCCGACGGCAGCCGGTACGTGCTGAAGGTGCCGCCCGCCGAGGACGTACCGGGGCTGCGGCACGAGCGGGAACTGCTCGTCGCCGAGGCCGAGTTCTACCGGGCGGCGGCCGGCGTCGGGGTCGCCGCGCCCCGGGTGGTGGCCGCCACCGCGCGGGAGCTGCTGATGACGGCCTGCCCCGGCGAGGCGTGGGACGACTCGCTCACGGAGGCCGAAGAGCAGGAGCTGCGTGCCGAGCTGGGCCGTCAGGTGGCCCGGCTGCACACCGTGAGGGGGCCGGGCTACGGCTATCCCTCGGGCGCCCTCGGACCGCTCGCCGCCGACTGGCGGACCGCTTTCACGGGACTCCTCGACGCCGTCCTCGACGACGCCCGCCGCTACCGGCCGTGGCTGCCCCGCCCCGTCGACGACACGGCCCGCACACTCTGGGCGGCCGCTCCCGCGCTCGACGAGGTCACCGTCCCGTGCGCGGTCCACTTCGACCTGTGGCCGGGCAACATCCTGGTCGACCGCTCCACGGGCGTGCCCCGCATCGGCGGGCTCATCGACGGCGAGCGCATGTTCTGGGGCGATCCCGTCGCCGACTTCGTCTCCCTGGCGCTGCTCGGCGACATCGAGAAGGACACGGCCTTCCTCGCCGGTTACCGGGAGGCGGGCGGACGGGTCGAGTTCGACCGGCCCACCCGGCTCCGGCTCGCCCTGTACCGTGCCTACCTCTACCTGATCATGCTCACCGAGACCGTGCCGCGCGCCGTCGACGAGGGGCGCCTCAGGTGGACACGGGAAGCGGTCGGGCCGGAGCTGGTCGCCGCCCTGGACGAGATCGCCGAGCTCAGCCGCTGA